The Rhodobacter sp. CZR27 genome includes a window with the following:
- a CDS encoding Crp/Fnr family transcriptional regulator — protein MNKLDESLLAKLPPFSRLDRAQIRAILDQASPKRYDEGVTVFGEGMPADRFYLLLDGTIRVIRTTPTGEQIIALHIGPGQLFGIAPALARDTYPATAVAAGECLALSWPVRLWPEFTQSYEGFATESYRTLGERLGEMQNRITELATQQVEQRVAACLLRMVTQSGRKVENGLEISFPITRQNISEMTGTTLHTVSRLLSAWEREGIVESARRRIVVTAPHRLVILSGAAG, from the coding sequence TTGAACAAGCTCGACGAAAGCCTTCTTGCCAAGCTTCCGCCCTTCAGCCGGCTCGACCGCGCGCAGATCCGGGCGATCCTCGACCAGGCGTCGCCGAAACGCTACGACGAAGGGGTGACCGTCTTCGGCGAGGGCATGCCGGCCGACCGCTTCTACCTGCTGCTGGACGGCACGATCCGGGTGATCCGCACCACGCCGACCGGCGAGCAGATCATTGCGCTGCACATCGGGCCGGGCCAGCTCTTCGGGATCGCCCCGGCACTGGCGCGGGACACCTATCCGGCCACCGCGGTCGCGGCGGGGGAGTGCCTTGCGCTGTCGTGGCCAGTGCGACTGTGGCCTGAGTTCACCCAGAGCTACGAGGGGTTCGCGACCGAAAGCTACCGCACGCTGGGCGAGCGGCTGGGCGAGATGCAGAACCGCATCACCGAACTGGCCACCCAGCAGGTCGAGCAGCGGGTGGCCGCCTGCCTGCTGCGGATGGTGACCCAGTCGGGGCGCAAGGTCGAGAACGGCCTCGAGATCTCGTTCCCGATCACCCGCCAGAACATCTCGGAGATGACGGGCACGACCCTGCACACGGTCTCTCGGTTGCTGTCGGCCTGGGAGCGCGAGGGGATCGTGGAGAGCGCCCGCCGTCGCATCGTGGTGACCGCCCCGCACCGGCTGGTCATCCTGAGCGGCGCGGCCGGCTAG
- a CDS encoding cellulose biosynthesis cyclic di-GMP-binding regulatory protein BcsB — MMRLPILPMVLLAWGTAALADEAPMIVIEGVTPPDTAAPATPAEAPPEVAPWLIPLRPVQEGADASGLFRLQGQHVRAAFRLFLPPAGELGTLTLAYRSSINVLPERSSVVVRVNGEVIGRFEPRQFGPLAAVTLPLGTSARVGENTVTIETEHRHRIYCGAEAEFAVWTEFDLRQSGLVLPAEALDTSPETFLAAVTAQAASGRPLEIRAAEVPDEAALRDLAVALGRPLPGEALPIALGQPWARTPSPSFARVSVLPSDADRVSIRRGGDEALVLVLEHPAGRPPKTELVAGLFGRAASGPPSALPLLEPGAAVPLSTLGLSTLVTDDRYYRRDLDFRLPEDWLLLATQKAWFGLDYGFAEGLPEGAVLLVKVNGTTVRMLPLDREAGPVKPRLDIRFPARLLRPGPNRLTFESIIPGDPADEPCPAGAGDLLAVLDSSELTVPPAPRMEMDDMARDLAGLRAEGIHPATPEGLARALPFMAAFGTGSAEGEVSLTVAGLHDLGRVPMAEAGLTPRLLALALLPPTVSRLVERPEEPATGAAPVPLGLGPAEGGSPPLVGTHWLGRAKALVAATLEPAVVGARRLLQPGDGALADWLSVRKGVAVVLAPAPGRLWVVLGPDAEPAAVAAALARAPHSPLGPQGQLAVLGTDGRWSSWTAPGILPRLKEPLSPGNLRQVVGNVASARPPMLLGGMLGLAWISAAVALAFVVRTRGRGRK; from the coding sequence ATGATGCGCCTTCCGATCCTGCCGATGGTCCTTCTCGCCTGGGGCACCGCCGCCCTGGCTGACGAGGCGCCGATGATCGTGATCGAGGGCGTGACGCCGCCGGACACCGCAGCCCCCGCCACCCCGGCCGAGGCGCCGCCCGAGGTCGCCCCCTGGCTGATCCCGCTGCGCCCGGTGCAGGAGGGGGCCGACGCCAGCGGCCTGTTCCGCCTGCAGGGCCAGCATGTGCGGGCCGCGTTCCGGCTGTTCCTGCCGCCCGCGGGCGAGCTTGGCACCCTGACGCTGGCCTACCGCAGCAGCATCAACGTCCTGCCAGAACGCTCCTCGGTGGTGGTGCGGGTGAACGGCGAGGTGATCGGCCGGTTCGAGCCGCGCCAGTTCGGCCCGCTTGCCGCGGTGACGCTGCCGCTGGGCACCTCGGCGCGGGTGGGCGAGAACACGGTCACCATCGAGACCGAGCACCGCCACCGGATCTACTGCGGCGCCGAGGCCGAATTCGCGGTCTGGACCGAGTTCGACCTGCGCCAGAGCGGCCTCGTCCTGCCGGCGGAGGCGCTCGACACCAGCCCCGAGACCTTCCTGGCCGCCGTGACCGCGCAGGCGGCCTCGGGCAGGCCGCTCGAGATCCGGGCGGCCGAGGTGCCGGACGAGGCGGCCCTGCGCGATCTGGCCGTGGCGCTGGGTCGCCCGCTGCCGGGAGAGGCCCTGCCGATCGCCTTGGGGCAGCCCTGGGCACGGACGCCGAGCCCGAGCTTTGCCCGCGTGTCGGTGCTGCCGTCGGACGCCGACCGGGTGTCGATCCGCCGTGGCGGCGACGAGGCGCTGGTGCTGGTGCTGGAACATCCTGCGGGCCGGCCACCGAAGACCGAGCTGGTGGCCGGGCTCTTCGGCCGGGCCGCAAGCGGGCCGCCTTCCGCGCTTCCGCTGCTCGAGCCGGGGGCCGCGGTGCCGCTGTCGACGCTGGGCCTCTCCACGCTCGTGACCGACGACCGCTACTACCGCCGCGACCTCGACTTCCGCCTGCCGGAGGACTGGCTGCTGCTGGCCACGCAGAAGGCGTGGTTCGGGCTCGACTACGGCTTCGCCGAGGGCCTGCCCGAGGGCGCCGTGCTGCTCGTGAAGGTGAACGGCACCACCGTGCGGATGCTGCCGCTCGACCGCGAGGCGGGGCCGGTGAAGCCGCGGCTCGACATCCGCTTCCCGGCGCGGCTGCTGCGGCCGGGGCCGAACCGGCTGACCTTCGAATCGATCATCCCCGGCGATCCGGCCGACGAACCCTGTCCGGCCGGGGCCGGCGACCTGCTGGCGGTGCTCGATTCCTCGGAGCTGACGGTGCCGCCGGCGCCGCGGATGGAGATGGACGACATGGCGCGCGATCTGGCGGGCCTGCGGGCCGAGGGCATCCACCCGGCGACGCCCGAGGGCCTCGCGCGGGCGCTGCCCTTCATGGCGGCCTTCGGAACCGGCTCGGCCGAGGGCGAGGTCTCGCTGACGGTGGCTGGCCTGCACGATCTCGGGCGCGTGCCAATGGCCGAGGCCGGCCTCACCCCGCGGCTTCTGGCGCTGGCGCTGCTGCCGCCCACCGTCTCGCGCCTTGTGGAGCGGCCGGAGGAGCCGGCGACCGGGGCCGCGCCGGTGCCGCTGGGCCTTGGCCCGGCAGAGGGCGGATCGCCGCCGCTGGTTGGCACGCACTGGCTCGGGCGCGCGAAGGCGCTTGTGGCGGCGACACTGGAACCGGCGGTGGTGGGCGCGCGACGGCTGCTTCAGCCGGGGGACGGCGCGCTTGCGGACTGGCTTTCCGTCCGGAAGGGTGTGGCGGTGGTCCTTGCGCCAGCGCCGGGCCGGCTCTGGGTCGTGCTCGGCCCCGATGCCGAGCCTGCGGCGGTGGCGGCCGCGCTGGCGCGTGCGCCGCATTCCCCGCTGGGCCCGCAGGGGCAACTGGCCGTTCTGGGGACGGACGGGCGCTGGTCGAGCTGGACCGCCCCCGGTATCCTTCCGCGGCTGAAGGAACCGCTGAGCCCGGGCAACCTCCGGCAGGTGGTGGGCAACGTCGCCTCGGCGCGCCCGCCGATGCTGCTGGGGGGGATGCTGGGCCTTGCGTGGATCAGCGCCGCCGTGGCGCTGGCCTTCGTGGTGAGGACGAGGGGGAGAGGCAGGAAATGA
- a CDS encoding NnrS family protein: protein MASDTPRSYDGPAILSYGFRPFFLMAALFAATIIPAWMAAWSGHVTLPSSFSPIDWHIHEMLFGYTSAVIAGFLFTAIPNWTGRMPRQGRPLALLAALWIAGRFAVAGAFGDLPLLVLAIDAGFLVAVAAMAVTEIAAGRNWNNLKVVVPVMLYLVANVVFHVEAMQAGESDYGRRMGFATVVFLIMLIGGRIIPSFTRNWLAKRPGAVMPTPFNRFDAACLIAAALALVLWIARPEGWPTALALTAAAGLHVARLSRWQGHAVWRSPILLMLHVAYAFLPLGFLAVALAAAGWIGQPPGMHLLGIGAIGGMTLAVMMRASLGHTGRALEAGPLLTAGFACIVAAALARALLADAELAGFDGYTLAALLWTTGFATFIGRIGPFLLSPNPARRQANG, encoded by the coding sequence ATGGCCAGCGATACACCAAGATCCTACGACGGACCGGCAATCCTCAGCTACGGCTTTCGCCCGTTCTTCCTGATGGCCGCGCTGTTCGCGGCCACGATCATCCCGGCCTGGATGGCGGCATGGAGCGGCCATGTCACCCTGCCCTCGTCGTTCTCGCCCATCGACTGGCACATCCACGAGATGCTGTTCGGCTATACCTCGGCGGTGATCGCGGGCTTCCTGTTCACGGCCATCCCGAACTGGACCGGGCGGATGCCGCGGCAGGGACGGCCGCTGGCGCTGCTCGCGGCGCTGTGGATCGCGGGGCGCTTCGCTGTCGCCGGGGCCTTTGGCGACCTGCCCCTGCTCGTCCTCGCGATCGACGCGGGCTTCCTTGTCGCCGTGGCCGCCATGGCGGTGACCGAGATCGCCGCCGGGCGGAACTGGAACAACCTCAAGGTGGTGGTTCCGGTGATGCTCTACCTGGTGGCCAATGTGGTCTTCCACGTCGAGGCGATGCAGGCGGGCGAGAGCGACTATGGTCGGCGGATGGGTTTTGCCACGGTGGTGTTCCTGATCATGCTGATCGGTGGGCGCATCATCCCGAGCTTCACCCGCAACTGGCTGGCGAAGCGCCCCGGCGCCGTGATGCCCACCCCCTTCAACCGCTTCGACGCCGCCTGCCTGATCGCGGCGGCCCTTGCCCTCGTGCTCTGGATCGCTCGGCCCGAGGGCTGGCCCACGGCGCTTGCGCTGACGGCGGCCGCGGGCCTGCATGTCGCGCGCCTGTCGCGCTGGCAGGGCCATGCGGTCTGGCGCTCGCCGATCCTGCTGATGCTGCACGTGGCCTATGCGTTCCTGCCGCTCGGCTTCCTCGCCGTGGCGCTGGCCGCCGCGGGCTGGATCGGCCAGCCTCCGGGCATGCACCTGCTGGGCATCGGCGCGATCGGCGGCATGACCCTTGCGGTGATGATGCGCGCCTCGCTGGGGCACACCGGCCGCGCGCTGGAAGCCGGGCCGCTGCTGACCGCGGGCTTCGCCTGCATCGTGGCCGCGGCCCTTGCCCGGGCGCTGCTGGCCGATGCGGAACTGGCGGGCTTCGACGGCTACACGCTCGCCGCGCTGCTCTGGACGACGGGCTTTGCCACCTTCATCGGCCGGATCGGCCCGTTCCTTCTTTCGCCCAATCCGGCACGGCGGCAGGCGAACGGCTGA
- a CDS encoding DUF1858 domain-containing protein, translated as MRPNLDDPDLPLARIFDRWPATADVFLSRRMLCLGCPIAPFHTVIDACAEYGLDEADFRLALHRAAMP; from the coding sequence ATGCGACCGAACCTCGACGACCCCGACCTGCCGCTCGCGCGGATCTTCGACCGCTGGCCCGCCACGGCCGACGTCTTCCTGTCGCGGCGGATGCTGTGCCTTGGCTGCCCGATCGCGCCGTTCCACACGGTCATCGACGCCTGCGCCGAATACGGACTGGACGAGGCGGACTTCCGTCTGGCCCTGCATCGCGCGGCGATGCCCTGA
- the bcsA gene encoding UDP-forming cellulose synthase catalytic subunit: protein MTAHVPAREPRRIVAVLLIAAWLLLLLPFGMLAAAPVAPSTQGLIALVAVVLVAALKPLAESMAARFLLMSAASIVVLRYWFWRLFETLPPPAPEASFICAALLFAVETFSIGIFFLNGFLSADPTDPPFPPQVKPEDLPTVDILVPSYNEPADMLSVTLAAAKNMIYPARLRTVVLCDDGGTDERCLSADPELAHRSQERRRELQQLCRDLGVVYATRERNEHAKAGNMSAALERLKGDLVVVFDADHVPSRDFLARTVGYFVADPRLFLVQTPHFFINPDPIQRNLGLGDRCPPENEMFYGRIHRGLDRWGGAFFCGSAAVLRRSALDEVGGFAGETITEDAETALEIHSRGWKSLYLDRAMIAGLQPETFASFIQQRGRWATGMMQMLMLKNPLFRRGLSLSQRLCYLNSMSFWFFPLVRMIFLIAPMIYLFFGVEIFVATFEEVLAYMPGYLAVSFLVQNALFSRQRWPLVSEVYEIAQAPYLTRAILGTLLRPRSARFAVTAKDETLSENYISPIYKPLLATFLLCLAGVAAAAARWLAFPGDRSVLLVVGGWAVFNLLLVGLALRSVAEKQQRRAAPRVQMEVPAEALLPAFGNRPMAATVLDASTSGVRLLLRLPGTGDPRPAIEPGTQIQFQPRFPDAPQLERMVKGRVRSARRDGGTVMVGLVFDAGQPIAVRETVAYLIFGESAHWQAMRAATSRPKGLLAGMAQVLWLAVSTLPRTLGDFLAEPGRRRRRRAAPPDRPAHLMAFGSDFSGRTDWADELLDPTWQVPSRPAPLAWGAE, encoded by the coding sequence ATGACCGCCCATGTCCCGGCCCGCGAGCCCCGCCGGATCGTCGCCGTCCTGCTGATCGCGGCGTGGCTGCTGCTGCTGCTGCCCTTCGGGATGCTGGCGGCCGCCCCTGTCGCGCCTTCGACGCAGGGGCTGATCGCGCTTGTGGCGGTGGTGCTCGTGGCGGCGCTCAAGCCCTTGGCCGAAAGCATGGCGGCGCGCTTCCTGCTGATGTCGGCGGCCAGCATCGTGGTGCTGCGCTACTGGTTCTGGCGGCTCTTCGAGACGCTGCCGCCGCCGGCACCCGAGGCCTCCTTCATCTGCGCGGCCCTTCTCTTCGCGGTCGAGACCTTCTCGATCGGCATCTTCTTCCTCAACGGCTTCCTCAGCGCGGATCCGACCGACCCGCCGTTCCCGCCGCAGGTCAAGCCCGAGGATCTGCCGACGGTGGACATCCTCGTGCCCTCCTACAACGAGCCGGCCGACATGCTGAGCGTCACGCTCGCCGCGGCCAAGAACATGATCTATCCCGCCCGGCTTCGCACGGTGGTGCTGTGCGACGACGGCGGCACCGACGAGCGCTGCCTGTCCGCCGATCCCGAGCTTGCCCACCGGTCGCAGGAGCGGCGGCGCGAACTGCAGCAGCTTTGCCGCGACCTCGGCGTGGTCTATGCCACGCGGGAGCGCAACGAGCATGCCAAGGCCGGCAACATGTCCGCCGCGCTCGAGCGGCTGAAGGGCGACCTCGTGGTGGTCTTCGATGCCGACCACGTGCCGAGCCGCGACTTCCTTGCCCGGACGGTCGGCTATTTCGTCGCCGACCCCCGGCTGTTCCTGGTCCAGACCCCGCATTTCTTCATCAATCCCGACCCGATCCAGCGCAACCTCGGCCTCGGCGACCGCTGTCCGCCCGAGAACGAGATGTTCTACGGACGCATCCACCGCGGCCTCGACCGCTGGGGCGGGGCGTTCTTCTGCGGCTCGGCCGCCGTCCTGCGGCGCAGCGCGCTGGACGAGGTGGGCGGCTTTGCCGGCGAGACCATCACCGAGGATGCCGAGACCGCGCTGGAGATCCATTCCCGCGGTTGGAAGAGCCTTTATCTCGACCGCGCGATGATCGCGGGCCTGCAGCCCGAGACCTTCGCCTCGTTCATCCAGCAGCGCGGCCGCTGGGCCACCGGCATGATGCAGATGCTGATGCTGAAGAACCCGCTGTTCCGCCGCGGGCTGAGCCTGTCGCAGCGGCTTTGCTATCTCAACTCGATGAGTTTCTGGTTCTTCCCGCTGGTGCGGATGATCTTCCTGATCGCGCCGATGATCTACCTGTTCTTCGGGGTCGAGATCTTCGTGGCGACCTTCGAGGAGGTTCTGGCCTACATGCCGGGCTATCTGGCGGTCAGCTTCCTTGTCCAGAACGCGCTGTTCTCGCGGCAGCGATGGCCGCTGGTCTCGGAGGTCTACGAGATCGCGCAGGCGCCTTACCTGACGCGCGCGATCCTTGGCACGCTGCTCCGCCCGCGCAGCGCGCGCTTTGCCGTCACCGCCAAGGACGAGACGCTGAGCGAGAACTACATCTCGCCGATCTACAAGCCGCTGCTTGCCACCTTCCTGCTCTGCCTTGCCGGCGTGGCGGCCGCGGCGGCGCGCTGGCTGGCCTTCCCCGGCGACCGCTCGGTGCTGCTCGTCGTGGGGGGGTGGGCGGTGTTCAACCTGCTTCTCGTCGGACTCGCGCTGCGCTCCGTCGCCGAGAAGCAGCAACGCCGTGCCGCGCCCCGCGTCCAGATGGAGGTTCCCGCCGAGGCGCTGCTGCCGGCCTTCGGCAACCGGCCGATGGCGGCCACCGTGCTCGACGCCTCGACCAGCGGCGTGCGGCTCCTGCTGCGCCTGCCGGGCACCGGCGATCCGCGCCCGGCGATCGAGCCGGGAACGCAGATCCAGTTCCAGCCGCGCTTTCCGGATGCACCGCAGCTTGAGCGGATGGTGAAGGGCCGCGTGCGGTCCGCCCGGCGCGACGGCGGGACGGTGATGGTCGGCCTCGTGTTCGATGCGGGCCAGCCCATCGCGGTGCGCGAGACGGTGGCCTATCTGATCTTCGGCGAAAGCGCGCACTGGCAGGCGATGCGCGCCGCTACGAGCCGACCGAAGGGGTTGCTCGCCGGCATGGCGCAGGTGCTTTGGCTGGCGGTGTCGACCCTTCCGCGCACGCTGGGCGACTTCCTGGCCGAGCCGGGCCGCCGCCGCCGCCGCCGCGCTGCGCCTCCCGACCGGCCGGCGCATCTGATGGCCTTCGGATCCGATTTCAGCGGCCGGACCGACTGGGCGGACGAGCTGCTCGATCCCACGTGGCAGGTGCCGTCGCGGCCCGCGCCTCTTGCCTGGGGGGCGGAATGA
- a CDS encoding sensor domain-containing diguanylate cyclase yields the protein MCKTDVEAGRLAALQRYEILDTQSEPEFDLITELLRSIYAAPMAAMTLIDADRQWLKSHPGIESNVTPRHDAFCNCTIQSNQVLQVVDASTDRRFRDNPYVVGPPHIRSYLGAPLTTPDGYNIGSICVMDTIPRDYTQVDRDVLVNLARLTVAQLELRLMATEDPQTTAATRRAFLSILRRAMERARSGGQVSSLVTFNLDRFRDINETHGHDFGDVVLSTVARTIRGAIRRGDHLGRLGGEAFGVFLEGASLEAAVQAAERLRLAIEDSRFPGHPEVRVTASFGVAPVSAQHSSAEAWVAAADRLLKIAKVAGRNRCVAPDGAHKVIAFRPTERIH from the coding sequence ATGTGCAAGACCGATGTCGAAGCCGGGCGACTGGCGGCGCTGCAGAGATACGAAATTCTCGACACCCAGTCCGAGCCGGAATTCGACCTGATTACCGAGCTGTTGCGCTCGATCTACGCGGCGCCCATGGCGGCCATGACGCTGATCGATGCGGACCGGCAGTGGCTGAAATCCCACCCGGGGATCGAATCCAACGTCACGCCCCGCCATGACGCCTTCTGCAACTGCACGATCCAGAGCAACCAGGTGCTGCAGGTCGTCGATGCCTCGACCGACCGGCGTTTCCGCGACAATCCCTACGTGGTCGGCCCCCCGCACATCCGCAGCTATCTCGGCGCGCCTCTGACCACGCCCGACGGCTACAACATCGGCAGCATCTGCGTGATGGACACCATCCCGCGCGACTACACCCAGGTGGACCGCGATGTTCTGGTGAACCTTGCCCGGCTCACGGTCGCCCAGCTCGAGCTGCGGCTGATGGCCACGGAGGATCCGCAGACGACCGCGGCCACCCGGCGCGCCTTTCTGTCGATCCTGCGCCGCGCGATGGAACGGGCACGCAGCGGCGGACAGGTCTCGAGCCTCGTCACGTTCAACCTGGACCGGTTCCGGGACATCAACGAGACGCATGGCCATGACTTCGGGGACGTGGTGCTGTCCACGGTGGCGCGCACGATCCGCGGCGCGATCCGCCGCGGCGACCATCTCGGGCGGCTCGGCGGAGAGGCCTTCGGCGTCTTCCTCGAAGGCGCGAGCCTCGAGGCGGCGGTTCAGGCCGCCGAGCGCCTGAGGCTCGCGATCGAGGACTCGCGCTTTCCCGGCCATCCCGAGGTCCGCGTGACGGCCAGCTTCGGCGTTGCCCCCGTCTCGGCGCAGCACAGCAGCGCCGAGGCCTGGGTCGCGGCGGCCGACAGGCTGCTCAAGATCGCCAAGGTGGCCGGGCGCAACCGGTGCGTCGCCCCCGACGGCGCGCACAAGGTCATCGCCTTCCGGCCAACCGAGCGCATCCACTAG
- a CDS encoding glycosyl hydrolase family 8: protein MMRRTLLRSAAAAALCWPALRIAGQAATEDGGGLPPDHPLQAAWSDWKAAFLLPAGRIVDGPQQNASHSEGQGYGAALAAIFGDEEALRRIADWTEANLARRDDGLLAWRWLPGVTLAVPDRNNATDGDLFYAWALALGSRRFGDADLAARSTELARAIALHCIRPHPDGSEKLVLLPGAEGFETTEGVVLNPSYYMPRAMMELGAFSGQDRLRRCARDGAAWIAGLGLAPDWALVTPEGDRPAPGLSGNSGYDAMRVPLFLLWSGLTANPALRRFAEAQRAAPAEAGAPVVFERATGKVLERSADPGFRAIPALGECALAGQPGAAIPPFEARQPYYPATLHLMALVAQVEGFSACAPI from the coding sequence ATGATGCGCCGCACGCTGCTACGCTCGGCCGCCGCGGCGGCGCTGTGCTGGCCGGCCTTGCGGATCGCCGGGCAGGCGGCGACCGAGGATGGCGGGGGCCTGCCGCCCGACCATCCGCTGCAGGCGGCCTGGAGCGACTGGAAGGCCGCCTTCCTGCTCCCTGCGGGCCGCATCGTGGATGGCCCGCAGCAGAATGCCAGCCATTCGGAAGGGCAGGGCTACGGGGCAGCCCTCGCCGCCATCTTCGGCGACGAGGAGGCGCTGCGCAGGATCGCCGACTGGACCGAGGCCAACCTCGCCCGCCGCGACGACGGTCTTCTTGCCTGGCGCTGGCTGCCCGGCGTGACGCTGGCGGTGCCCGACCGCAACAACGCGACCGATGGCGACCTGTTCTATGCCTGGGCGCTGGCGCTCGGCTCGCGCCGCTTCGGCGACGCGGATCTGGCCGCCCGGTCGACCGAGCTTGCGCGCGCCATCGCGCTGCATTGCATCCGGCCGCATCCCGACGGCTCCGAAAAGCTCGTGCTGCTGCCGGGCGCCGAGGGTTTCGAGACGACCGAGGGCGTCGTGCTCAACCCCTCCTACTACATGCCGCGGGCGATGATGGAACTTGGTGCCTTCAGCGGACAGGACCGGCTGCGCCGCTGTGCCCGCGATGGCGCGGCCTGGATCGCGGGCCTCGGCCTTGCACCGGACTGGGCGCTGGTCACGCCCGAGGGCGATCGGCCCGCACCGGGCCTGTCCGGCAATTCGGGCTATGATGCGATGCGCGTGCCGCTGTTCCTGCTGTGGTCGGGCCTGACCGCCAACCCCGCTCTGCGCCGCTTCGCCGAGGCGCAGCGTGCAGCCCCGGCCGAGGCCGGCGCCCCCGTCGTCTTCGAGCGGGCTACCGGGAAGGTGCTGGAGCGTTCCGCCGACCCCGGCTTCCGCGCGATCCCGGCGCTGGGGGAATGCGCGCTGGCCGGCCAGCCCGGAGCGGCGATTCCGCCTTTCGAAGCGCGCCAGCCCTATTATCCCGCGACGCTGCACCTGATGGCGCTCGTCGCCCAAGTGGAAGGGTTTTCCGCATGCGCGCCGATCTGA